A window of Candidatus Nitrospira allomarina genomic DNA:
TCATGAATATTGTGATAAACGCATCAGAAGCCTATGGAGAAGGAGATGGCGTCGTTACCATCCGTACATTTGAATGGGAACCTACAATAGAAAATTTTCAGAGTTGGTATGTGATTGGAGAGCTCCCGGATAACCGCAGCGTTGCCCTGACCATTCAGGACACTGGATGCGGAATGGCCTCGGAGACAATCCCGAAAATATTTGACCCGTTTTTTTCGACCAAACTTCCTGGACGCGGGCTTGGACTCGCAGCCCTTCTTGGACTCGCTCAGGCCCATGCCGCCACCATTGCCGTCCGAAGTCAACCAGATGTCGGTACAGAATTTACGTTACTGTTTCCCGCCACCACGCCCCATCCTTCAACAAAGAAAGGACCGGTCTTCTCAATTCCCACTCAGGAGGCCTCACTTCCCAAACAATCCATGGTGTTGGTGGTTGATGACGAAGAAGACGTTCGGGTGGCCTGTTCGATGATCTTTGAAGAAATGGGATTGCAAACATTAGTCGCCTCTGATGGACAAATCGGCATTCAGGTCTTCGAGCAACATCAACACGAAATTATGGTCGTGCTCTTAGACCTCACGATGCCGAACATGGACGGGCGACAATTCCTCGAACACATCCAAAGGCTTAATGCGACCATTCCGGTTATTTTGTCCAGTGGATATTCCGAGGAAGAAGCGATGAAAAGATTTCTCAACCCGGACATGGCAGCGTTCATTCAAAAACCCTATCAAGTGGAAACACTCATCGCCAAAGTCGAAGAGATCAGGCAGAGACAAACGACGTCCTCCAATAAACCTGGTCTGTAGGAAGGCCCCCCTCCATGCTCCACCATCTTCCAGCTCGCATGGCTGCGGAAAAAGACAGTCACTACACAGCCACAAATAATGCCAGTCGATCCCGAAGGACACGGCACACAGACCGTCCGGCAACTGCCTTTTCTCCTTGAGACCGTTCATGCTACATACTTCTACCCGAAATTCGACCATGTAAATTTGCTCAATTCATCTATCAGAACAAGGCTTTCACATGACCTATTCTCATGACCTCATCATTATTGGAGGGGGCTCGGCAGGCTATGCGGCCGCTCGCACCGCTCAAGCTCAAGGAGCCGATGTCGGCATTGTCGATCAGGGTCCGTTGGGTGGCCTCTGCATCTTAAGAGGATGCATGCCCACCAAAGCCATTCTCCGCTCCTCCGATCTCGCGGCACTCATCCGCCGTGCACCGGAATTCGGGCTTCACTCAACGAACCTTCAAGTGAGCCTCGCAGCCATTATTGATCGAAAAAATCGGTTAATCAAGGAATTTGCTGAAGATCGCATTCAAGCCCTCAAGCATCCGCGATTTACCCTTTACCAGGAACATGCCCATTTTGTTTCGCCAACGATCATTCAGGCCGGTCACCAGCGGCTATCCGCAAAGGCCTATATCATCGCGACGGGGTCTGTGATCTCACACATCCCCATTCCAGGATTAGAAGAAGCCGGATACCTCACCAGCGATGAGGTATTAGAGCTTGATACCATGCCTGAATCCATGATCGTCCTGGGAGGAGGGCCGGTCGCGTTGGAACTCGCTCAATTTTTTTCTCGCATTGGCGTTAACGTCACGCTGATTCAACGAAGCGGCCACATTCTCTCGGACTCGGACGAAGATCTGGTTCGGCCAGTTGAAGCACACCTTCGGGCTGAAGGAATGACCGTCTACACCAATACACGCCTCCAACATATCAGCACTTCCGGCGGAACGAAGACCGTCCACTTTCTGCATCAAGGCCAACCACAGCAAGTCAGCGCTACGACAATCCTCCAGGCCCTCGGCCGCCGCCCAAATATCGACGGCCTTAATTTGGAGGCAGCGCAAGTCGCCCATCAAACGAATGCCATTTTCGTCAACAAGGACATGAGAACATCTCAACCACAGATTTTTGCCGTGGGAGATGTCAACGGCGGGTATGAAATCGTCCATATTGCCATCGAAGAGGGCGAAATCGCCGGATGGAATGCCGTTCATCCCAATCTCCCTCCTAAACATTTTGATTCCCGCCTCAAAACCCAGGTCGTCTTTACTGATCCCCAGTTGGCCAGCGTGGGACTGTCCGAGCGGGAATGCCTGGACCGTCAACTCCCCTATCTTGTCGCTTCTTACCCCTTTAACGACCATGGAAAGTCTCTCTGTCTGGGCGAAACGTATGGACACGTGAAAGTGCTCTGTCATCCTGAGTCTGGTGAGATTCTCGGTGGACACATCGTTGGACCGGAGGCTTCAGAACTTATTCATGAATTGATTGCCATCATGCACTTTCATGGGACAGTCCACGATCTTCTCCGCATTCCCCATTACCATCCAACCCTAGCTGAAATTCTCACCTATCCTGCTGAGGAACTCGTCGGAAAATTACCCTCCGTCTAGGATGACCATGCACACTTAAAAGAAGCCCTATGTCGGGATGACTCGAACAGTGGTTACAAAGAGAAAGGAATCGCTTTCTTCACTATTCGAATCTTTCTCGTAACAAATGCCCCTGAAGCGCGACTACAGCTCAATATCGCCGAAGACGCCGCTGGATAATCTGGCGTAAGGTCCACTATTGGAGAATTGCCATGAAAACCCGCATAATGGAGCCTCACATGTCCCATCCGTCCGCCACCCCAACCGACTCGTCCAATCCATTGATGGGAAAGGTTCTCATAGGGAGTATTCTGCTGGCAGGCATCGGTGCGTTTTTCTATTTTGATCTGGGCCACTATCTCTCTCTGGATGCCTTAAAGGCCAATCGAGACACCCTACTAGCTTATACCGCCTCACATTATGAAATCGCAGCCGCGGTATTTATTCTCATCTATATCCTCCAGACAGCCTTCTCACTTCCCGGCGGAGCCATCCTCACGTTGACGGGAGGATTCCTATTTGGAAGTCTGATGGGAACGCTATTCGTCAATATCGGAGCCACCGCCGGAGCCACGCTCGCCTTTTTGGCCGCCCGCTATTTGCTCCACGATTGGGTGGAGCGCAAATTTGGCGACCGGCTCGGGACCATCCAAGAAGGATTTGCCAACAATGCGTTTAATTACCTCATGACGCTTCGACTCATTCCAGCCTTTCCTTTTTTCCTCGTGAACCTGGTGTCCGGCCTCACCCGTGTCAACCTCGGCACTTATGTCCTGGCGACGTCCATTGGCATTATTCCCGGCAGCTTTGTTTTTGCCTTTGCGGGCCGCCAATTGGGCACAATCAATTCCTTGAGCGAAATTGCCAGCCCACCGGTCTTACTCGCCTTTACGCTCCTGGGCTTGTTAGCCCTCATGCCGGTGGCCTATCAGAAATGGAAGAAGACTCACAGTGGAATCATCAACCCTAAATCGTAAATGACTGAACCCCTTACCAAACTAGAGGCCTCAGATGAACACCCCACAATCACCAGCCCATAGCGGTTTAGTCCTT
This region includes:
- a CDS encoding TVP38/TMEM64 family protein codes for the protein MKTRIMEPHMSHPSATPTDSSNPLMGKVLIGSILLAGIGAFFYFDLGHYLSLDALKANRDTLLAYTASHYEIAAAVFILIYILQTAFSLPGGAILTLTGGFLFGSLMGTLFVNIGATAGATLAFLAARYLLHDWVERKFGDRLGTIQEGFANNAFNYLMTLRLIPAFPFFLVNLVSGLTRVNLGTYVLATSIGIIPGSFVFAFAGRQLGTINSLSEIASPPVLLAFTLLGLLALMPVAYQKWKKTHSGIINPKS
- a CDS encoding dihydrolipoyl dehydrogenase family protein, which codes for MTYSHDLIIIGGGSAGYAAARTAQAQGADVGIVDQGPLGGLCILRGCMPTKAILRSSDLAALIRRAPEFGLHSTNLQVSLAAIIDRKNRLIKEFAEDRIQALKHPRFTLYQEHAHFVSPTIIQAGHQRLSAKAYIIATGSVISHIPIPGLEEAGYLTSDEVLELDTMPESMIVLGGGPVALELAQFFSRIGVNVTLIQRSGHILSDSDEDLVRPVEAHLRAEGMTVYTNTRLQHISTSGGTKTVHFLHQGQPQQVSATTILQALGRRPNIDGLNLEAAQVAHQTNAIFVNKDMRTSQPQIFAVGDVNGGYEIVHIAIEEGEIAGWNAVHPNLPPKHFDSRLKTQVVFTDPQLASVGLSERECLDRQLPYLVASYPFNDHGKSLCLGETYGHVKVLCHPESGEILGGHIVGPEASELIHELIAIMHFHGTVHDLLRIPHYHPTLAEILTYPAEELVGKLPSV